In Scleropages formosus chromosome 10, fSclFor1.1, whole genome shotgun sequence, a single genomic region encodes these proteins:
- the mlf1 gene encoding myeloid leukemia factor 1 isoform X2 — MFNSLCREFDEEDTFFSDPFKAHAELVRKMMRSFSDPFDHNSLPRLTYGQDRALNDRSDGSLVLRQHHKNHFRMMDSMLSDMRRNMEQMQKNFENLSADPNTHFFKSSSVMTYSKVGDEPSKVFQAASQTRRAPGGIKETRRSVKDSETGVEKLAIGHHINDRGHVVEKRLNRKTGEREMLQDFQNMDECDAQSFEQEWQQEIYKFQQRAPKDFMTGNGKMNAQKNKRNMGAIKKKAQFEDLNLNGAAVKQ; from the exons ATGTTTAACAGCCTGTGCAGGGAGTTCGATGAAGAAGACACTTTCTTCTC GGATCCATTCAAGGCACATGCCGAATTGGTGCGGAAAATGATGCGCAGCTTCTCTGATCCTTTTGACCACAATTCCCTACCCAGACTAACATATGGACAGGACAGAGCTCTGAATGATCGCAGTGATGGCAGCCTTGTCCTTAGGCAGCACCACAAG AACCACTTCAGAATGATGGACAGCATGCTGTCTGACATGAGAAGGAACATGGAGCAGATGCAGAAGAACTTT GAGAACTTGTCAGCTGATCCTAACACCCACTTCTTCAAGTCCTCTTCAGTCATGACATACTCCAAAGTAGGAGATGAGCCATCCAAGGTGTTCCAGGCTGCCAGCCAGACACGGCGTGCTCCAGGAGGG ATCAAGGAAACTAGGCGATCCGTGAAGGACTCCGAGACTGGTGTGGAGAAGTTGGCCATTGGACATCATATTAACGATCGTGGACACGTTGTTGAAAAAAGGCTAAACAGGAAAACCGGAGAGCGGGAGATGTTGCAGGACTTCCAAAACATGGATGAAT GTGATGCCCAATCTTTCGAACAGGAGTGGCAGCAGGAGATTTACAAATTCCAGCAAAGGGCACCCAAAGACTTCATGACTGGAAATGGCAAGATGAATGCTCAAAA AAACAAGAGAAACATGGGAGCAATAAAGAAGAAAGCACAGTTTGAGGATCTGAATCTGAATGGTGCTGCAGTGAAACAATAA
- the mlf1 gene encoding myeloid leukemia factor 1 isoform X3, whose product MFNSLCREFDEEDTFFSDPFKAHAELVRKMMRSFSDPFDHNSLPRLTYGQDRALNDRSDGSLVLRQHHKDLVLQNHFRMMDSMLSDMRRNMEQMQKNFENLSADPNTHFFKSSSVMTYSKVGDEPSKVFQAASQTRRAPGGIKETRRSVKDSETGVEKLAIGHHINDRGHVVEKRLNRKTGEREMLQDFQNMDECDAQSFEQEWQQEIYKFQQRAPKDFMTGNETRETWEQ is encoded by the exons ATGTTTAACAGCCTGTGCAGGGAGTTCGATGAAGAAGACACTTTCTTCTC GGATCCATTCAAGGCACATGCCGAATTGGTGCGGAAAATGATGCGCAGCTTCTCTGATCCTTTTGACCACAATTCCCTACCCAGACTAACATATGGACAGGACAGAGCTCTGAATGATCGCAGTGATGGCAGCCTTGTCCTTAGGCAGCACCACAAG GATCTGGTCTTACAGAACCACTTCAGAATGATGGACAGCATGCTGTCTGACATGAGAAGGAACATGGAGCAGATGCAGAAGAACTTT GAGAACTTGTCAGCTGATCCTAACACCCACTTCTTCAAGTCCTCTTCAGTCATGACATACTCCAAAGTAGGAGATGAGCCATCCAAGGTGTTCCAGGCTGCCAGCCAGACACGGCGTGCTCCAGGAGGG ATCAAGGAAACTAGGCGATCCGTGAAGGACTCCGAGACTGGTGTGGAGAAGTTGGCCATTGGACATCATATTAACGATCGTGGACACGTTGTTGAAAAAAGGCTAAACAGGAAAACCGGAGAGCGGGAGATGTTGCAGGACTTCCAAAACATGGATGAAT GTGATGCCCAATCTTTCGAACAGGAGTGGCAGCAGGAGATTTACAAATTCCAGCAAAGGGCACCCAAAGACTTCATGACTGGAAATG AAACAAGAGAAACATGGGAGCAATAA
- the mlf1 gene encoding myeloid leukemia factor 1 isoform X1: protein MFNSLCREFDEEDTFFSDPFKAHAELVRKMMRSFSDPFDHNSLPRLTYGQDRALNDRSDGSLVLRQHHKDLVLQNHFRMMDSMLSDMRRNMEQMQKNFENLSADPNTHFFKSSSVMTYSKVGDEPSKVFQAASQTRRAPGGIKETRRSVKDSETGVEKLAIGHHINDRGHVVEKRLNRKTGEREMLQDFQNMDECDAQSFEQEWQQEIYKFQQRAPKDFMTGNGKMNAQKNKRNMGAIKKKAQFEDLNLNGAAVKQ, encoded by the exons ATGTTTAACAGCCTGTGCAGGGAGTTCGATGAAGAAGACACTTTCTTCTC GGATCCATTCAAGGCACATGCCGAATTGGTGCGGAAAATGATGCGCAGCTTCTCTGATCCTTTTGACCACAATTCCCTACCCAGACTAACATATGGACAGGACAGAGCTCTGAATGATCGCAGTGATGGCAGCCTTGTCCTTAGGCAGCACCACAAG GATCTGGTCTTACAGAACCACTTCAGAATGATGGACAGCATGCTGTCTGACATGAGAAGGAACATGGAGCAGATGCAGAAGAACTTT GAGAACTTGTCAGCTGATCCTAACACCCACTTCTTCAAGTCCTCTTCAGTCATGACATACTCCAAAGTAGGAGATGAGCCATCCAAGGTGTTCCAGGCTGCCAGCCAGACACGGCGTGCTCCAGGAGGG ATCAAGGAAACTAGGCGATCCGTGAAGGACTCCGAGACTGGTGTGGAGAAGTTGGCCATTGGACATCATATTAACGATCGTGGACACGTTGTTGAAAAAAGGCTAAACAGGAAAACCGGAGAGCGGGAGATGTTGCAGGACTTCCAAAACATGGATGAAT GTGATGCCCAATCTTTCGAACAGGAGTGGCAGCAGGAGATTTACAAATTCCAGCAAAGGGCACCCAAAGACTTCATGACTGGAAATGGCAAGATGAATGCTCAAAA AAACAAGAGAAACATGGGAGCAATAAAGAAGAAAGCACAGTTTGAGGATCTGAATCTGAATGGTGCTGCAGTGAAACAATAA
- the mlf1 gene encoding myeloid leukemia factor 1 isoform X4, whose amino-acid sequence MFNSLCREFDEEDTFFSDPFKAHAELVRKMMRSFSDPFDHNSLPRLTYGQDRALNDRSDGSLVLRQHHKARSQSLLPIGDLESTDLVLQNHFRMMDSMLSDMRRNMEQMQKNFENLSADPNTHFFKSSSVMTYSKVGDEPSKVFQAASQTRRAPGGIKETRRSVKDSETGVEKLAIGHHINDRGHVVEKRLNRKTGEREMLQDFQNMDECDAQSFEQEWQQEIYKFQQRAPKDFMTGNGKMNAQKNKRNMGAIKKKAQFEDLNLNGAAVKQ is encoded by the exons ATGTTTAACAGCCTGTGCAGGGAGTTCGATGAAGAAGACACTTTCTTCTC GGATCCATTCAAGGCACATGCCGAATTGGTGCGGAAAATGATGCGCAGCTTCTCTGATCCTTTTGACCACAATTCCCTACCCAGACTAACATATGGACAGGACAGAGCTCTGAATGATCGCAGTGATGGCAGCCTTGTCCTTAGGCAGCACCACAAG GCGAGGAGTCAGTCACTCCTGCCAATTGGCGATCTTGAGAGTACG GATCTGGTCTTACAGAACCACTTCAGAATGATGGACAGCATGCTGTCTGACATGAGAAGGAACATGGAGCAGATGCAGAAGAACTTT GAGAACTTGTCAGCTGATCCTAACACCCACTTCTTCAAGTCCTCTTCAGTCATGACATACTCCAAAGTAGGAGATGAGCCATCCAAGGTGTTCCAGGCTGCCAGCCAGACACGGCGTGCTCCAGGAGGG ATCAAGGAAACTAGGCGATCCGTGAAGGACTCCGAGACTGGTGTGGAGAAGTTGGCCATTGGACATCATATTAACGATCGTGGACACGTTGTTGAAAAAAGGCTAAACAGGAAAACCGGAGAGCGGGAGATGTTGCAGGACTTCCAAAACATGGATGAAT GTGATGCCCAATCTTTCGAACAGGAGTGGCAGCAGGAGATTTACAAATTCCAGCAAAGGGCACCCAAAGACTTCATGACTGGAAATGGCAAGATGAATGCTCAAAA AAACAAGAGAAACATGGGAGCAATAAAGAAGAAAGCACAGTTTGAGGATCTGAATCTGAATGGTGCTGCAGTGAAACAATAA